From Rhodanobacteraceae bacterium, the proteins below share one genomic window:
- a CDS encoding Septum site-determining protein MinC: protein MSARPSGASAEVLEAADLRFGQVGIANVRVRSNDPAALRSAIEVRVREAPALFERAPVVVDLSFLSPQPDDDAVRALLDAVRGAGMLPVGLAYGDDATDELSRRLGLPLIAKFRAQYERVERAASNDETAPPVATDANAAPVAPAEPVTALQHHQPVRTGQQVYAQGCDLVVVGAVANGAEVLADGNIHVYGALRGRAFAGALGDKNARIFCNEFRAEIVSIAGHYRVFEELPKEYAGKAVQIKLEQDRLQIVPL from the coding sequence GTGAGCGCGCGTCCGTCCGGCGCCAGCGCCGAAGTCCTGGAAGCCGCCGACCTTCGTTTCGGCCAGGTCGGCATCGCCAACGTGCGCGTGCGCAGCAATGACCCCGCCGCGTTGCGCTCCGCCATCGAAGTGCGCGTGCGCGAGGCGCCGGCGTTGTTCGAGCGCGCGCCGGTGGTGGTGGATTTGTCGTTCCTGTCGCCGCAACCCGATGACGACGCGGTGCGCGCGCTGCTCGACGCGGTGCGCGGCGCGGGCATGCTGCCGGTCGGCCTCGCCTACGGCGACGACGCGACCGACGAGTTGTCGCGGCGCCTCGGACTTCCGCTGATCGCGAAATTCCGCGCGCAGTACGAACGCGTGGAACGCGCGGCCTCGAACGACGAAACCGCGCCGCCCGTCGCGACGGATGCGAATGCAGCCCCGGTCGCGCCCGCCGAACCCGTCACCGCGTTGCAGCATCACCAACCCGTGCGTACCGGCCAGCAGGTGTACGCGCAAGGTTGCGATCTCGTCGTGGTCGGTGCGGTCGCGAACGGCGCGGAAGTGCTGGCCGATGGCAATATCCACGTGTACGGCGCACTGCGCGGACGCGCGTTCGCCGGCGCGCTCGGCGACAAGAACGCGCGCATCTTCTGCAACGAGTTCCGCGCCGAAATCGTTTCGATCGCCGGCCACTACCGCGTGTTCGAGGAGTTGCCGAAGGAATACGCGGGCAAGGCCGTGCAGATAAAACTTGAACAGGATCGTTTGCAGATCGTTCCTCTTTGA
- a CDS encoding Two-component system sensor histidine kinase, whose protein sequence is MQRLSVSPVTLLRYAGFITYASAGVPLVRRNWIDAGADEQTTIHATRALHVQSHDMLLLWAVSYVVFGVVYWWLTRNLTSRRHLTMKLVGLLVLTATAIAINWFSVSGLGALLLAVATLVLPWLLPLPVAIVWLMLQYAAIIPVYAMFPNVTLDFAVIQSGLYLGSSVIVFIASEVARQQVNAREEQRRLNSELRATRALLAESSRLTERMRIARELHDLVGHHLTALSLNLEVAGHLVVNPDAADHVTRARNTAKQLLADVREVVSELRDDEGIQLTDALRDLTEGVPGLEVHLELPPRFAVADSRRAQVLLRCTQEIITNAVRHARARNLWLRFEEGEGGKLLLKASDDGRGAIEFKPGNGLNGMRERLAEVGGKLAIETQRNQGFVLEASLPMERAG, encoded by the coding sequence GTGCAACGCCTGTCCGTCAGTCCCGTCACCCTGCTTCGCTACGCGGGGTTCATCACGTACGCCAGTGCGGGCGTGCCGCTGGTGCGGCGCAACTGGATCGATGCCGGCGCCGACGAGCAGACCACCATCCACGCCACGCGCGCGCTGCACGTGCAGAGCCACGACATGCTGTTGCTGTGGGCCGTCAGTTACGTCGTGTTCGGCGTGGTCTACTGGTGGCTGACGCGCAACCTGACGTCGCGGCGCCACCTGACCATGAAGCTGGTGGGATTGCTGGTGCTGACGGCCACGGCGATCGCGATCAACTGGTTCAGCGTCAGCGGACTGGGCGCCTTGCTGCTGGCGGTGGCCACGCTGGTGCTGCCGTGGCTGCTGCCGCTGCCGGTGGCGATCGTGTGGCTGATGCTGCAGTACGCGGCGATCATTCCCGTGTATGCGATGTTCCCGAACGTCACGCTGGATTTCGCGGTCATCCAGTCCGGGCTCTACCTCGGTTCGTCGGTGATCGTATTCATCGCTTCCGAAGTCGCGCGCCAGCAGGTCAATGCGCGCGAGGAGCAGCGGCGGCTGAATTCCGAGCTGCGCGCCACGCGCGCGTTGTTGGCCGAGTCCAGCCGGCTGACCGAGCGCATGCGCATCGCGCGCGAACTGCACGATCTGGTTGGCCACCACCTCACCGCGCTCAGCCTCAACCTCGAGGTGGCCGGGCACTTGGTGGTGAATCCGGACGCGGCCGACCACGTCACCCGCGCCCGCAACACGGCCAAGCAGTTGCTGGCCGACGTGCGCGAAGTCGTCAGCGAATTGCGCGACGACGAAGGCATCCAGTTGACCGACGCGCTGCGCGATCTCACCGAGGGCGTGCCGGGCCTGGAAGTGCACCTCGAGTTGCCGCCGCGTTTCGCGGTGGCCGATTCGCGCCGCGCGCAGGTGCTGTTGCGCTGCACGCAGGAGATCATCACCAACGCGGTGCGGCATGCGCGCGCGCGCAACCTGTGGCTGCGTTTCGAGGAAGGCGAGGGCGGCAAGCTGTTGCTGAAGGCCAGCGACGACGGCCGCGGCGCCATCGAGTTCAAACCGGGCAACGGACTGAACGGCATGCGCGAGCGGCTGGCCGAAGTGGGCGGGAAGCTGGCGATCGAGACGCAGCGCAATCAGGGCTTCGTGCTGGAAGCGTCGTTGCCGATGGAACGCGCGGGCTAG